Part of the Novipirellula artificiosorum genome, TGGGGAACCGATTTGCAAGCCGAACATGAGCGTTTTTTGACGGAGCAACACGTCAAGGGCCCAGTGATCCTGACCGACTATCCTGCCACGATCAAACCGTTCTATATGCGTGTCAGTGACGATGGCAAGACGGTCGCCGCCATGGACGTTCTGGTTCCTGGAGTGGGCGAGATCATTGGCGGCAGCCAGCGTGAGGAACGACTCGACGTCCTCGTTCGGCGGATGGCGGAGGCGGGGCTTGAGGAAGCGGACTATTGGTGGTACCTCGATCTGCGTCGATTCGGAACCGTGCCGCATGCGGGATTCGGGCTGGGACTCGAACGAGCCGTTCAGTATGTAACGGGCATGGCGAACATTCGTGACGTGATTCCGTTTCCACGAACACCCGGCAATGCGGAATTCTGATGGGCTGCGGACGTTTAGCCCCCTCACCGACCGGAGCCCAACACCTCGGCAATGCTCGAACCTATCTGCTTGCCTATTGGGCGGCTCGAAACGAAGGGCAGCGCTTGCTGTTGCGGGTCGAAGACATCGATTCGCCGCGCGTGAAGCCCTGGGCCATACAACAGGCGATCGATGACCTTCGCTGGCTAGGAATCGAATGGGACGAGGGCCCTGACATGGGTGGCCCCCACGCGCCTTACCTACAAACCGAGCGACGTGACCGCTACGAAATTGCCGTCCAAACGCTCGTCGAAGCGAACCAGATTTATCCGTGTACGTGTACGCGCCGTGACATCGCCGATGCGGGATCGGCGCCCCACTTTGAGCACGAGGGCCCTCTCTATCCTGGAACCTGCGCCGCGTGGAGCGTTGGTGATCCACTTCCCGATCCAGGAACCTATTGCTGGCGGTTTCGTGTCCGTGACGAGGTCGTCGCGTTCGATGATCAGGTGTGTGGATTTCAGCAATGCAACCCGGCCCAGCATCTGGGTGATTTCCCAATCACTCAAAAAAGCGGAAACATCTCTTACCACTTGGCCGTCGTGCTTGATGACGGTGAAATGGGCATCACCCAAGTGGTTCGTGGTGATGATCTCTTGCCAAGTACGTTTCGGCATCTCGAACTCGCCAATGCGTTGCGAATAGAAAAACCGGCTTACGCCCACGTCCCGCTGGTTCTTGGGCCCGACGGCCGACGCTTGGCAAAGCGACATGGCGACACGCGTTTGAGCCATTTGCGTGAACAAGGGGTGTCACCCGAGCGGATCGTCGGCTGGGCCGCGGCGAGTGCAGGGCTTACCGATCACGACACACCGATCCCCGCCAAAGCGATGATTCAGCAGTTCTGTTGGCAGAGATTGAACCGATTCGCGGTCGTTGTGGCCGAATCGGATTTGCAGTAGTCCCGCGCTGTCGTTGCGTGGGATCGCCTGGGTTCTTGCCACCAATCGGGCTTGGGGCTTTCAAACTGTACCGGCTGTCCTAGGTTGGGGTCGGTCAAGGACAACCGATGAGCGTGCAGGCACAACGGTGGATCAAGGAGCGAATGAGTTTGCTGGTTCCCCAAAACGCCGCCTGGCCGATAAAGCAAGTCGCCCAAGACGGGGAAACCGAGTGACCAAAGGTGAACGCGGATTTGGTTGGTTCGCCCTGTAACGGGAACCGCATGCAAGAGCGTCGTCTGATCGGCAAGCCGCCCGACGACGTGAAATTCCGTTCGAGCGGGCAGTCCACCTTGGCTGGCGAATCGGGCACCGGCGGTATCGTGGCCCAAATGCTCACTTGCATTCGCGATCGGTCGTTCGCAGCAAAACGTTTCCCAGGGAACGTGTCCAACGACGCGGGTGAGGTAGAGCTTCCCCACTTCACGTCTCTCAAATTGGGGCTGGACAAAGCGAGCCGCCTCGCGTGTTCGGCAGAACAACACAACACCGGTGGTATTGGCGTCAAGCCGATGGGCCAGACGAAGCTTTTCGCCTGGATAGAATGGCTGCAACATCGAAAGCAGCGAGTTTCGGTTGAACCGCCCACAGGGATGAATCGGAAGCGGTGCCGGCTTATCGACCACAACCATGGATCCGTCCTGATGGAGAATGCCGATCGATGCATTGACATCGGGTTCCGTGACTTGTCGCATCACATGGACGTAGTGATCGCCAGCGTGAACAACCCGAGCAGCTTCCACCGCCGATGACTTGAACTGAATGTCACCGTCGTCGATCCACCTCAACCAAGATTGTCGCGGCGTCGGCGGATGGTACTGGCACAGGAAATCGATAAAACGCATCCCCGCGAACTTTGCCTTCACCCGGATCGTCCGCCGGTTTTCATAGGGCAGCCGGCCCGGCAAGGGATCGATAAGCAAACGTTTCATTAGCGAGATGCACTACAGCGACGTCTTCGCGCCACTGATCAACTTGATGAATTCATCGTTGGTGTCGAAACGTCCCAATTGTTTCGTCAATTGCTCCATCGCATCGACCGGATGCATGCTGCTCAACGTTCGCCTCAGCATGGTGACTGCTTCGTAGGTTTCTTCGTCATGAAGCAACTCTTCGCGACGCGTTCCACTTTGGCTGATGTCGATCGAAGGCCAAACCCGTCGGTCGGCCAAGCGTCGGTCGAGGACCAATTCCATATTCCCCGTTCCTTTGAACTCTTGGAAAATCGCTTCGTCCATGCGGCTATTGGTATCCACCAAGGCTGTGCCGACGATGGTCAGCGACCCTCCTTCGTCGAATGCACGGGCGGTTGCAAACAACTTTTTCGGGATGTCCATTGCCTTGATGTCCAAACCGCCGGTCATCGTTGCGCCACCACGTCCGCCACGGCCAACCCATTTGTTAAAAGCCCGCGCCAAACGAGTGATCGAATCGAGCATCAAGAACACATCTTGGCCCATCTCGGCCAAGCGGCGTGCTCGGTCGATGACCAATTGGCTGAGCCGAACATGGCTTTCAACATCCATGTCCAAACTACTCGCAACCACCTCGCCTCCATGCACGCTTCGGCGCATGTCGGTGACCTCTTCGGGGCGTTCGTCGATCAGCAAAACGATCAAGGTCACTTCAGGATGATTCGCCGACATCCCCGCTGCGATATCTTGCAGCATGACCGTTTTTCCGCTTCTTGGTGGAGCGACGATCAATGCCCGCTGGCCGCGGCCGAGCGGTGCCAATAAGTCGATGACGCGATTGGTCAGCGGTTTGCGCCCACATTCGAGCCGGAGCCATTTTTCGGGGTTGATCGCGGTCAGCGAATCGAAGTCTTTGACATCCAAGAACTTCTCTGGCTCCATCCCATCGACGTCCAAAATCTCGCGGACCCGAGGCCCCTGTTGACGCCGGGCTTGTTGAACCATCGCTTTGAGCATCACGCCTTGGCGAAGTCCAAACTTTTCAATCATCGTACCGGGAACGAACGCATCGCTGCGTTCACGCGAGTAGTTGTTTTCGGGGCTACGCATGAAGCCGTAACCGTTCGGGTGCAGTTCCAGGATGCCAACATTCTCTTCCAAAGGCGCATCGCTCGCGAAATCAGCGGGCTCGCCGGTTGGATTCGATTGAGGCCCCTGACCGTTTTGCGACCCGCCTCCTCCTCCACCACCACCGCCACGGCGGCGGCGGCGGACACGCGGCTTGCCATTTCCGCCATTGCTATTGTTGCTGCTGTTCCCGTAAGAGCCAGAAGATCCGTTGCCCGAACCACCTCGGCCACGACTGGTACGCTTTTTTTTCACCATGTTTGATCCAGATACGCTGTACACAATGTCCTAACCGACGCGAAGAACAAACTCGCAAGGGGCCCTTCAATGATGCGTTCGATGCCAAAAAACAGGCGTTGGAACTCAATTGACGTGGCCGCGCTGGGGATTCGCTAAGACAAAGCTGGTAGCAGCGGGAAATCGAAGAAATACCGCAGTAAACAAATGGAAATGAAAACCACTTAGGCAACGGCGGTTACAAAGCCTAAGCAGCTTGATTTGTCCCCAAACTGAGGACTCGCTGAATGACAGATTTTTCTCAGGGGAGAGATGCGACTAAAAAATCGTTCCGTAATTCCGTTCTGAAACGCATGGCATGATACGATTGCGCTGAACCAATTTCATCGCGACAATCTTCGGCTGACTGTCCGGATGGACTCGCAGGACCCACAACCGTTGTCCAAGAACCAGCCGATCCTAGTGATCCTTTGTTGTGACCGAACCGAAACCCTCAATCTCAAGCCATTCTCATTCGGCGAGTGCAATTGCTTTTCCGGAGCAAATTACTGAGAGGGACGCAGTCGAGATCGTCCACAAGAAGAAGAGCGGTCACACCTGTCGCAACCACCTTCATTACATGCCTGAAATATAGACTCAGGAAACTCACTGTCAAGAGTGATTGGAGAGCGGGGGGGGCGGAACTCCAAAAAAACTCGGCAAAACACTCGCTTTCTGCGCCGGAAAAAGGAATCAGACCGCCACGACACCCCCATTTTAGCGTGAATCCAAGACTCCCTCCGGCGAAAAGTGCCCAGTACCCGCCTGGGAAGGTCTAACGGTTGTGACGGATTTCCACCATGCATCCCGGTGATCCGTGGTCACCGGTCCAGTTTCGCAGGCAACGGGTGTACCGGTTATCCGATTCAAAACCCTATGCCGGCCCATAGCGGATGCACGGATTGTTCGCTCGCCGATCCATGAGGTCTGGGGCGGTTCCCAGCAGCCGGACGGCTGAACTCCAACAGGATGGACGGAAAAAATCGTGACCCGTAGTCAAATCAACGCCAAAAACGATTGCAACGGCAGCCGTTCCTCTCGTGGCAACCCGATGGTGGTGCTGCTGCTTGTGGCCGTCTTGCTTGGCTTGGTCAGTTCCGATCTGGTGATGTCAACCGTCGTGCGATTGGGCGCGGATTCCCTTTCGGCTCAGCCCCATTCGCCAGCCCTGGAAACGGTCGATCGCTCCTCGTCCCACGCGACGCCCTCGGAACAGAGCGTCTCCGCAATCAACAGTACAAGCAACGCAACGGCCAAGCGGATCGAATCGGCGCGGCCGCATAGCGAACTCGTTTCTGGCTCCCAAGCGAGTGATGGGGTTGCCCCCAGTCGCCCCGATGAGACCTTGCCGCCACTTCCCGCAATCAAACCCAACAGCTCCCGAACCTTAGCGTCATCCCGACTCCCTCATCCCGACTCGCTACAGCAATGGCCCGGCACGGCGCTCGAGCCCTCGCTTCCCTACACCAGCACAACCGAATTCAAATCCACGTGTCGCCGGTTGCTCAATCAAGCGGCCCACGAATACCGAGTGGGAGCATGGTTATCGGCAGAAACGTCCGCTTGGTCGGCACTCGCCTATTCCACCGAAGCGATTCAGATATCACTACGTGAAAACCGCCAGCACCGAGGCTACGACGTACAACAACGAATGCATGCCTCGGCCGATCCGGTTGCCCTCTTACAATCCGCTCGAACGGCCATGTTCGAGGCGCGCGATTTTGACCAACAATTGAATGCCGAGAACCCGCTCCGTATCCAAACGGTTGTTCGATCCCACCGATCGAAAATTTTCACGGACGTCGATTTGCAAACCGTTTCAGCTGTCCAGGCGGTGGAAGCTTATTTGGAGCACGCGAGACAAACGTTCGGCAGCTTGGCGAGCGAGAATTGGCAAGCAGCCGAAGCGATGGACTTGCTTGCCACCATCTATTTAGCTCGCAACGATCCTGCGACGTTGCCGAGCGGTACGGCGCTGTGTTTGCGCCGAGCGGCACTTCAGGGCCAACCTTCCAATGCCGACCTGGCATCACGACTCGGTATGCAACTTGCCCAAGTCGGGTTGTTCGATGAGGCGCGCCGCGTCCTTCAACACTCGTTGTCAATTCGCCCCGATCGGAACACGCAAGTATCGCTCGCCGGCGTTTTGCGATCGACCGGTTATGACCAACAGGCCGCAATGCTCGAAAGTGCAATCGCTCAGTCCAACGCGATGAACCCTTCCTCCGTCGAGTCGGTCCGCATCCCGGACGTGGTGCAATTGTCACCCGAAGAATTCGCTTCGATTTCTCGCCCCATCGTTCCCGAAATGTCATCGAGTTCAGACAGCCAAGTCACAGGGCGGACAACGGCCAGACCGCAGGCCGCTTTGGCATCAGCGCGATTGACGCAAACAGCGTCCATCGCCGTAGCGTCGCAGCGACAAGCGGTCACCGAAGAGAGCTCCCACGAAGCGACCGTGGACGAAGAAGAACCGATCTTAAAACATTCGCCGATTCGCCGAACCCTGCAATCGATGCGAAAATGGTGGTAGCACGTCATGAACATTGAGCGACGCCAAACCGATCACTTCCATCAGCGATCCGACGCGACAACAACCACAAATCAAATGACAAGACAGCCCCAATATCGATGTTTGTTTTTGATCTTCATCGCCATGGCGGTTTGTACGTCCGTCATTGTGTCAGCAAGACCAAGCGCGGCTCAGGAGTGTCAATGCCGAAACGTCCCCGGTGGCTATCCCTGCCCCAGTGGCTGCGAGAAATGCAGTGTCGGCGTTGATTGTAGCGACAGTTGTGGCGCCGAGCTTCGTTGGGAAAACATGCGTCCGTTGCCATTCGGTTTGTACGGGCCGGGAGGCTATGCTGGGCCGTCGCGCTTGGCACATCTGGGGGAATACCGGTTGCGGCCTGGGGACGAAGTCCAAGTGTTCTATCTGATCACTCGCAGCCAATCGTCGGGCATGTACCGATTGACCCCCGGCGACTCCATCTTGATTGAATCGGTGACCAATCCTGAGTACACCCGCGGAACGCTGGAAAACGGTCTGGTGATTCAGCCGGATGGGACGATCACGGTGCGGTTGCTCGGACAAGTTCGTGCTGCAGGCTTATCGATCAGTCAATTGAAAGAGGTCTTGAACGAAGAATACGAAAAATACTCGAATGAACCTGCAATCGATGTCACGCCAGTGAAAACCAACACCCTTGCCGAAGATGTCCGCGCAGCGGTGGGGGGGCAAAACGGGTTCTCGCAGCAGGCCATCACGGTAAGAGTAATGCCGGACGGAAAAATCCGCCTGCCCGGAATCGGCGAAGTTTGCGTCCAAGGTTTCTCGCTCGGCGAGCTGAAACGCGAAATGAATCTAAGATACCGCGAGATCGTCGTTGGATTGGAAACCGAACCGATCCTGGCGACTCAGGCACCCCACTATGTTCACGTCTTGGGCGAAGTGGGTACGCCAAACCGAATCCAGCTGGAAGGACCGACGACGGTGCTCGGCGCGATCGCCTCGTCGGGTGGCCATCTGCCAACGGGGAACCTGCGGCAAGTTGTCGTGTTCCGACGGGCCGAAGATTGGCGATTGATTTCAACGATGTTGGACT contains:
- the gluQRS gene encoding tRNA glutamyl-Q(34) synthetase GluQRS, which encodes MGCGRLAPSPTGAQHLGNARTYLLAYWAARNEGQRLLLRVEDIDSPRVKPWAIQQAIDDLRWLGIEWDEGPDMGGPHAPYLQTERRDRYEIAVQTLVEANQIYPCTCTRRDIADAGSAPHFEHEGPLYPGTCAAWSVGDPLPDPGTYCWRFRVRDEVVAFDDQVCGFQQCNPAQHLGDFPITQKSGNISYHLAVVLDDGEMGITQVVRGDDLLPSTFRHLELANALRIEKPAYAHVPLVLGPDGRRLAKRHGDTRLSHLREQGVSPERIVGWAAASAGLTDHDTPIPAKAMIQQFCWQRLNRFAVVVAESDLQ
- the rho gene encoding transcription termination factor Rho: MVKKKRTSRGRGGSGNGSSGSYGNSSNNSNGGNGKPRVRRRRRGGGGGGGGGSQNGQGPQSNPTGEPADFASDAPLEENVGILELHPNGYGFMRSPENNYSRERSDAFVPGTMIEKFGLRQGVMLKAMVQQARRQQGPRVREILDVDGMEPEKFLDVKDFDSLTAINPEKWLRLECGRKPLTNRVIDLLAPLGRGQRALIVAPPRSGKTVMLQDIAAGMSANHPEVTLIVLLIDERPEEVTDMRRSVHGGEVVASSLDMDVESHVRLSQLVIDRARRLAEMGQDVFLMLDSITRLARAFNKWVGRGGRGGATMTGGLDIKAMDIPKKLFATARAFDEGGSLTIVGTALVDTNSRMDEAIFQEFKGTGNMELVLDRRLADRRVWPSIDISQSGTRREELLHDEETYEAVTMLRRTLSSMHPVDAMEQLTKQLGRFDTNDEFIKLISGAKTSL
- a CDS encoding polysaccharide biosynthesis/export family protein; this translates as MTRQPQYRCLFLIFIAMAVCTSVIVSARPSAAQECQCRNVPGGYPCPSGCEKCSVGVDCSDSCGAELRWENMRPLPFGLYGPGGYAGPSRLAHLGEYRLRPGDEVQVFYLITRSQSSGMYRLTPGDSILIESVTNPEYTRGTLENGLVIQPDGTITVRLLGQVRAAGLSISQLKEVLNEEYEKYSNEPAIDVTPVKTNTLAEDVRAAVGGQNGFSQQAITVRVMPDGKIRLPGIGEVCVQGFSLGELKREMNLRYREIVVGLETEPILATQAPHYVHVLGEVGTPNRIQLEGPTTVLGAIASSGGHLPTGNLRQVVVFRRAEDWRLISTMLDLQGAIYGKRPTPADEIWVRDGDVIIVPARPIVRFDNWVQQIFTNGVYGLIPPGLQYGNSSN
- a CDS encoding tetratricopeptide repeat protein; translated protein: MTRSQINAKNDCNGSRSSRGNPMVVLLLVAVLLGLVSSDLVMSTVVRLGADSLSAQPHSPALETVDRSSSHATPSEQSVSAINSTSNATAKRIESARPHSELVSGSQASDGVAPSRPDETLPPLPAIKPNSSRTLASSRLPHPDSLQQWPGTALEPSLPYTSTTEFKSTCRRLLNQAAHEYRVGAWLSAETSAWSALAYSTEAIQISLRENRQHRGYDVQQRMHASADPVALLQSARTAMFEARDFDQQLNAENPLRIQTVVRSHRSKIFTDVDLQTVSAVQAVEAYLEHARQTFGSLASENWQAAEAMDLLATIYLARNDPATLPSGTALCLRRAALQGQPSNADLASRLGMQLAQVGLFDEARRVLQHSLSIRPDRNTQVSLAGVLRSTGYDQQAAMLESAIAQSNAMNPSSVESVRIPDVVQLSPEEFASISRPIVPEMSSSSDSQVTGRTTARPQAALASARLTQTASIAVASQRQAVTEESSHEATVDEEEPILKHSPIRRTLQSMRKWW
- a CDS encoding RluA family pseudouridine synthase; the encoded protein is MKRLLIDPLPGRLPYENRRTIRVKAKFAGMRFIDFLCQYHPPTPRQSWLRWIDDGDIQFKSSAVEAARVVHAGDHYVHVMRQVTEPDVNASIGILHQDGSMVVVDKPAPLPIHPCGRFNRNSLLSMLQPFYPGEKLRLAHRLDANTTGVVLFCRTREAARFVQPQFERREVGKLYLTRVVGHVPWETFCCERPIANASEHLGHDTAGARFASQGGLPARTEFHVVGRLADQTTLLHAVPVTGRTNQIRVHLWSLGFPVLGDLLYRPGGVLGNQQTHSLLDPPLCLHAHRLSLTDPNLGQPVQFESPKPDWWQEPRRSHATTARDYCKSDSATTTANRFNLCQQNC